One Ricinus communis isolate WT05 ecotype wild-type chromosome 1, ASM1957865v1, whole genome shotgun sequence DNA window includes the following coding sequences:
- the LOC8285871 gene encoding LOW QUALITY PROTEIN: endo-1,3;1,4-beta-D-glucanase (The sequence of the model RefSeq protein was modified relative to this genomic sequence to represent the inferred CDS: inserted 1 base in 1 codon), producing the protein MSGSQCCENPPTLSSGSGIGSVTEIGGLKVYATGPSDCKRSIVLISDIFGWEAPNLRKLADKVAAAGFYVVVPDFFYGDPYVPENADRPLPIWIKSHGTDKGFEDAKPIIAALKSKGVSAIGAAGFCWGAKVVVELAKSDPIQAAVLLHPSFVTVDDIKEIKEPIAILGAEIDHLSXPTLLKQFEEVLSARPEINGYVKIFPGVAHGWTVRYKTEDEKAVECAEEAHKDMLDWFAEYVQ; encoded by the exons ATGTCAGGTTCTCAGTGCTGCGAGAATCCACCAACCCTGAGCTCTGGCTCTGGAATAGGGTCTGTGACTGAAATTGGAGGTCTCAAAGTCTACGCTACTGGGCCTAGTGATTGCAAGCGTTCAATTGTTCTCATCTCTGatatttttg GATGGGAGGCACCAAACCTGAG GAAGCTTGCAGACAAAGTTGCAGCTGCGGGATTCTATGTGGTGGTCCCTGACTTCTTTTATGGAGACCCCTATGTACCAGAAAATGCTGACAGGCCACTACCAATCTGGATAAAGTCTCATGGAACG GATAAAGGATTTGAAGATGCAAAGCCAATTATTGCTGCTCTAAAAAGCAAAGGCGTATCAGCTATAGGCGCAGCAGGATTCTGCTGGGGTG CGAAGGTGGTTGTGGAGCTAGCAAAGTCTGATCCCATTCAAGCTGCAGTGCTTTTACATCCTTCCTTTGTCACTGTAGATGATATTAAAG AGATCAAGGAACCAATTGCCATATTGGGTGCTGAAATTGACCATCTTT CCCCTACACTCCTCAAACAGTTCGAAGAGGTTCTATCCGCCAGGCCTGAG ATTAATGGCTACGTCAAGATATTTCCTGGGGTTGCACATGGATGGACTGTCCGGTACAAAACAGAAGATGAAAAGGCAGTCGAGTGTGCTGAAGAAGCCCATAAAGACATGCTGGATTGGTTTGCCGAGTACGTCCAGTGA